In one window of Fictibacillus phosphorivorans DNA:
- a CDS encoding MFS transporter, which translates to MMRIKKIMDTDQYPRDLYLLLFVGGLFTLSTALSNTFVNIFLWKQSGKITDIACYNLSIVVMQPIAFYFAGWFAKKIDRVIVLRIGVLILAMFYIGVLFMGSMASNYLILLGAMLGFGLGFYWLAFNVLTLEVTEPETRDFFNGYLGVLNSISGMIGPLSAGYIITRMDKHLGYETIFSISMVLFLIAVVISFFLKRRKADGLYGIRKVLQERKQDKAWLQLLRAHFFQGFREGTFIFLIVIWVYTASKSEFALGSYGFVQSFVSFIGYYCVSHYLHPKNRMKAIFGGGLLLFVSPFMLLFPVSFTLLIIYGVSVSIAYPLLLVPYVSLTYDIIGKCRGIHEKRIEYIVVRELYLNAGRIVSILTFIIVVHLLSEEKGIPLLLPILGAGHFFIYFCLRKVSITPRNSSSKTIEIAETQQDGNNPNKQ; encoded by the coding sequence ATCATGAGAATCAAAAAAATCATGGATACCGACCAATACCCTAGAGATTTGTATTTGTTGTTATTTGTAGGTGGATTGTTTACGTTAAGTACGGCTTTATCTAATACATTTGTTAACATATTTCTTTGGAAGCAATCGGGTAAGATCACGGATATTGCCTGTTATAACCTGTCAATCGTTGTTATGCAGCCAATAGCGTTCTATTTTGCTGGTTGGTTTGCGAAAAAGATCGATCGCGTCATCGTATTAAGGATTGGAGTTCTCATCCTTGCTATGTTTTATATCGGAGTCCTTTTTATGGGTTCGATGGCGAGTAATTACTTGATCTTATTAGGAGCCATGTTAGGTTTTGGATTGGGTTTTTACTGGCTCGCATTTAATGTTTTAACACTTGAAGTTACAGAACCTGAGACACGAGACTTTTTTAACGGATATTTGGGTGTTTTAAACTCGATATCAGGTATGATCGGACCGCTGAGTGCAGGTTATATCATTACTAGGATGGACAAACATCTGGGGTATGAAACCATATTCAGTATTTCAATGGTTTTATTTTTGATTGCCGTGGTCATCAGTTTCTTTTTAAAAAGGAGAAAAGCAGATGGACTGTATGGTATCAGAAAGGTTTTACAAGAACGTAAGCAAGATAAAGCATGGCTTCAGCTATTGAGAGCACACTTTTTTCAAGGATTCCGTGAAGGGACTTTTATATTTTTGATCGTGATTTGGGTTTATACCGCTTCTAAAAGTGAATTTGCACTTGGATCGTATGGATTCGTCCAGTCTTTTGTTTCTTTTATCGGATATTATTGTGTTTCACACTATTTACATCCCAAGAATCGTATGAAGGCGATATTTGGGGGAGGACTACTGTTATTCGTGTCTCCATTCATGTTGCTGTTTCCTGTTTCATTTACGCTTCTTATAATATATGGCGTTTCAGTATCGATCGCTTATCCCTTATTGTTAGTCCCTTATGTATCATTGACTTATGATATTATCGGGAAATGTCGTGGTATACATGAAAAAAGGATTGAGTATATTGTGGTACGTGAGTTGTATTTAAATGCGGGAAGAATCGTATCTATTCTTACGTTTATCATCGTAGTACATCTTCTGTCCGAAGAAAAAGGTATTCCTTTATTACTTCCTATTCTAGGAGCTGGGCACTTTTTTATTTATTTCTGTTTAAGAAAAGTTTCGATCACTCCCCGTAACTCTTCTTCAAAAACGATTGAGATTGCTGAAACACAACAAGATGGGAACAATCCAAATAAACAATGA
- a CDS encoding superoxide dismutase — MAKFELPALPYETSALEPHIDKETMEIHHGRHHKTYVDNLNAALEGQAEFENKTLEDILTNLDALPQSIQNAVRNNGGGHANHSLFWEVIAPGGANTPSGELAEKINNKFGSLDAFKEEFANAGKTRFGSGWAWLVVNNGELEVTSTPNQDTPVMEGKTPILGLDVWEHAYYLKYQNKRPDYISAFWNVVNWDEVEKRYNEAK; from the coding sequence ATGGCTAAATTTGAACTGCCTGCATTACCTTATGAAACAAGTGCTCTTGAACCGCATATTGACAAAGAAACAATGGAGATCCACCACGGTCGCCACCACAAAACATACGTTGATAACTTGAACGCTGCTCTTGAAGGTCAAGCTGAGTTTGAAAACAAAACCTTAGAGGATATTCTAACGAATTTAGATGCTCTTCCACAAAGCATCCAAAACGCTGTTAGAAACAATGGTGGTGGACATGCTAACCACAGCTTATTCTGGGAAGTAATCGCACCAGGTGGAGCGAACACACCTTCTGGAGAACTTGCTGAAAAGATCAATAATAAATTTGGAAGTCTTGATGCATTTAAAGAAGAGTTTGCGAACGCAGGGAAAACAAGATTCGGTTCTGGCTGGGCTTGGTTAGTAGTAAACAATGGAGAATTAGAAGTAACGAGCACTCCAAACCAAGATACTCCGGTTATGGAAGGAAAAACACCTATCCTAGGACTTGATGTTTGGGAGCACGCTTACTATCTGAAATATCAAAACAAACGTCCTGACTATATTTCAGCATTCTGGAACGTTGTAAACTGGGATGAAGTTGAAAAGCGCTATAACGAAGCTAAATAA
- a CDS encoding DUF456 domain-containing protein, which translates to MDILYWIIIGITFLVSFIALIYPILPGVLFLAAGFVIYGLAFSFEPFTPFFIIVQVLLFISLFIVDYVGNAYAVKKKGGSKAALWGSTIGLIVGPFVIPVAGILLGPFIGAVVAEMIFQRKGLKPAVSIGIGTVLAFVGTTLIKVLTQAIMIGYFYFQVL; encoded by the coding sequence ATGGATATCTTATATTGGATCATTATAGGTATAACCTTTCTAGTTAGCTTTATTGCGTTAATCTATCCGATCTTGCCAGGTGTATTATTTCTTGCCGCAGGTTTTGTTATCTATGGACTTGCTTTTTCCTTTGAACCGTTCACACCATTCTTCATTATTGTACAAGTCCTATTATTTATCAGTTTATTTATCGTCGATTATGTAGGGAATGCATATGCCGTGAAGAAAAAAGGTGGGTCGAAGGCTGCTCTATGGGGGAGTACAATCGGTTTGATCGTGGGACCATTTGTTATTCCTGTCGCCGGGATCTTGCTTGGACCGTTTATAGGTGCTGTAGTAGCAGAAATGATTTTTCAGAGGAAAGGACTCAAACCTGCTGTTTCAATCGGCATAGGGACAGTTCTGGCTTTTGTAGGTACCACATTAATAAAAGTGCTTACACAAGCTATCATGATTGGTTATTTTTATTTCCAAGTCCTATAA
- a CDS encoding Na/Pi cotransporter family protein, with amino-acid sequence MLFQFIGGLGIFLFGIKYMGDGLQNSAGDRLREILDKLTTNPFMGVLAGIFVTVLIQSSSGTTVLTVGLVNAGFLTLRQAIGVIMGANIGTTITSFIIGIDVGEYALPIIAVGSILIFFFKNPKYNYFGQITFGFGALFLGLELMGDGMKPLRSLQSFQDLTVSMSDNPILGVVIGTLFTVIVQSSSATIGILQELYSQNMIDLKAALPVLFGDNIGTTITAILAAIGTTVAARRAALTHVIFNLLGTLIFLIILVPFRHYIEFLSTKLDLEPAMQIAFAHGTFNVTNVLIQFWFIGALAFIVTKLIKGEDVLIEYKAKHLDEIVLETAPSLAIRQAKQEIIRMANYSQSGLKEAITYLNEKDKKNADLALQYEEAINNLDRQITAYLVKLSAHPLTPQESNEHSMLLDTSRDIERIGDHMENIIELVDYQLRNNVRLTDTAKQDLDEMFTLTVSTVDKAVKALEEGNVELATEVLGLEDKIDKMERTLRKQHIMRMNEGQCDGNAGIVFVDIISNLERIGDHAVNIAEAVLEK; translated from the coding sequence ATGTTATTTCAATTTATCGGAGGACTGGGGATCTTCTTATTCGGTATTAAGTACATGGGAGATGGCCTTCAAAACTCTGCAGGAGACCGATTACGAGAAATACTTGATAAATTAACAACAAATCCGTTTATGGGAGTTTTAGCAGGGATATTTGTAACAGTATTAATTCAAAGTAGTTCAGGTACGACAGTTCTTACTGTCGGACTAGTGAATGCTGGTTTCTTAACATTACGCCAAGCTATTGGTGTCATCATGGGTGCCAATATCGGTACTACGATTACATCTTTTATTATCGGTATTGATGTTGGAGAATACGCACTGCCGATTATTGCAGTTGGTTCGATCTTGATCTTCTTCTTTAAGAATCCGAAGTACAATTATTTTGGACAGATTACATTTGGTTTTGGAGCATTGTTCTTAGGACTTGAACTTATGGGAGACGGTATGAAGCCCCTACGCAGTCTTCAATCATTTCAAGATTTAACCGTTTCTATGAGTGACAATCCGATTCTAGGTGTAGTAATCGGGACGTTATTTACGGTAATCGTTCAATCATCAAGTGCAACAATCGGAATCTTGCAAGAACTTTATTCTCAAAACATGATCGATCTAAAAGCAGCACTTCCTGTATTGTTCGGTGATAATATCGGAACGACGATCACAGCTATTCTTGCAGCGATCGGAACAACAGTTGCAGCAAGACGTGCGGCACTAACTCACGTTATCTTTAACTTACTTGGAACACTGATCTTCTTGATCATACTTGTTCCGTTCAGACACTATATTGAATTTTTATCAACAAAATTAGACTTAGAACCTGCTATGCAGATTGCCTTTGCGCATGGAACATTTAATGTAACGAACGTTCTGATCCAATTCTGGTTTATCGGGGCATTAGCTTTCATCGTAACTAAGTTAATAAAAGGTGAAGATGTTCTCATTGAATACAAAGCAAAACATCTCGATGAAATCGTATTAGAAACAGCACCATCATTAGCTATCAGACAAGCGAAACAAGAGATTATTCGAATGGCTAATTATTCGCAGAGCGGATTAAAAGAAGCGATCACTTATCTGAACGAAAAAGACAAGAAGAATGCAGACCTTGCCCTACAATATGAAGAAGCGATTAACAATCTAGATCGTCAAATTACAGCATATTTGGTTAAATTGTCTGCTCATCCATTGACTCCGCAGGAATCAAACGAACACTCAATGCTATTGGATACGTCTCGTGATATTGAACGTATTGGAGATCATATGGAGAATATTATCGAGCTCGTGGACTATCAGTTACGTAACAATGTACGTTTAACAGATACGGCAAAACAAGACCTTGATGAAATGTTCACGTTAACTGTTTCTACAGTAGATAAAGCAGTTAAAGCACTTGAAGAAGGTAATGTAGAACTAGCAACTGAAGTCTTAGGCTTAGAGGACAAAATTGATAAGATGGAACGTACACTTCGTAAGCAACATATCATGCGGATGAATGAGGGTCAGTGTGACGGAAATGCTGGTATCGTGTTTGTTGATATCATCAGCAACCTCGAAAGAATAGGGGATCACGCTGTAAATATTGCAGAAGCTGTATTAGAGAAGTAG
- a CDS encoding DUF1189 family protein, with the protein MKLHIRFIKSLWSFKSIASFRFLGVGSTIMYVLLLTLLCMIPVFSLFLVGLLSKNQPLNNFESFGLNTDQMQNFGSTLDGIFLIIIAVIYVVMYVLFSGILFSGASILAAVIIPVAQLLNRKQSYRHLWVLSCYSITIPSVLLTVLFFFNVHIPYSFLWFWILAFLICALSITKIPRKK; encoded by the coding sequence ATGAAATTACATATTCGTTTTATCAAAAGTTTATGGTCCTTCAAATCTATCGCATCTTTTCGTTTCTTAGGGGTCGGCAGTACCATCATGTATGTATTATTGTTAACACTATTATGTATGATACCTGTATTCAGCTTATTTTTAGTTGGTCTTTTATCTAAAAATCAACCTCTAAACAATTTTGAGAGTTTTGGATTAAATACTGACCAAATGCAAAACTTTGGTTCCACATTGGATGGCATCTTCCTTATCATTATTGCCGTTATCTATGTCGTGATGTATGTACTCTTCTCAGGAATCTTGTTTTCTGGCGCTTCTATTCTAGCTGCCGTTATCATTCCAGTTGCACAACTTCTTAATAGAAAACAATCATACAGACACCTATGGGTATTATCTTGCTACTCCATCACCATTCCATCCGTGTTACTAACGGTATTATTCTTTTTTAATGTTCATATCCCATATTCTTTTTTGTGGTTTTGGATTTTAGCTTTTCTCATATGCGCTCTCTCTATTACTAAGATTCCTCGAAAAAAATAA
- a CDS encoding DUF1002 domain-containing protein, with protein MKKTKVLALLSIMIAALFIAPLKMYADAAPGDIIVTLGENLTEQQKSELLKEMDVPADVESVVVTNEEEHQYLGNYISKAQIGSKAISSTKITIGDKDQGLSVETNNINWVTEEMYMNALTTAGVTDAEIYVTAPFKVSGTAALTGIIKAYESTAQIEIPEAQKQVANEEMVKTAELGERIGTKEATELMTRVKEEIAKNPVQSEEDLRALIEKVAKDMGIELTQEELNGLLALFNKMKELNIDWDQVQNGLKDISNNLGDFLKDEETQSFFQKIIDFFMAIIEAIRSLFK; from the coding sequence ATGAAAAAAACAAAAGTACTTGCTCTGTTGTCTATAATGATTGCAGCGCTATTTATTGCTCCTTTAAAAATGTATGCTGATGCTGCACCTGGCGACATTATCGTAACGTTAGGTGAGAACTTAACAGAACAACAAAAAAGTGAATTGTTAAAAGAAATGGACGTTCCAGCTGATGTAGAATCTGTAGTAGTAACAAACGAAGAAGAGCATCAATATTTAGGCAACTATATTTCAAAAGCGCAAATCGGCTCAAAAGCGATCTCGTCAACAAAGATTACAATTGGCGATAAAGACCAAGGGTTGTCGGTTGAGACCAATAATATCAATTGGGTAACAGAAGAAATGTATATGAATGCTTTGACGACTGCTGGTGTGACTGATGCAGAGATCTATGTAACAGCTCCATTTAAAGTTTCAGGGACAGCAGCATTGACGGGTATCATAAAAGCGTACGAGTCGACAGCACAGATTGAGATTCCAGAAGCTCAAAAACAAGTGGCAAATGAAGAGATGGTAAAGACTGCTGAACTGGGTGAAAGAATCGGAACGAAAGAAGCCACCGAGCTGATGACACGTGTTAAAGAAGAAATTGCAAAAAATCCGGTACAATCAGAAGAAGATCTGCGAGCTTTGATTGAAAAAGTTGCAAAAGATATGGGGATTGAATTAACACAAGAAGAACTAAATGGATTGCTTGCGTTGTTCAATAAAATGAAAGAACTTAATATCGATTGGGATCAAGTTCAAAATGGACTAAAAGACATCAGTAATAATCTTGGTGATTTTTTAAAAGACGAGGAAACACAGTCTTTCTTCCAAAAGATTATCGATTTCTTTATGGCCATCATTGAAGCGATTAGATCACTATTTAAATAG
- a CDS encoding LysM peptidoglycan-binding domain-containing protein has product MKRFIRVCVIMLILYVVAYDLKIGTLPQSSSANAEIQTEKKQDQKNKQKFKTYEVTPGDTLISVVEKLNSNNNYSIVSMIKDFKSLNPEVNPENIQIGKSYKFPVYHK; this is encoded by the coding sequence ATGAAACGATTCATTAGAGTCTGTGTAATCATGCTTATCTTATATGTGGTAGCCTATGATTTAAAAATCGGTACACTCCCTCAGTCTAGTTCTGCCAACGCAGAAATACAGACAGAAAAGAAACAAGATCAGAAGAACAAACAAAAGTTTAAAACCTATGAGGTTACGCCTGGTGATACTTTAATATCTGTTGTAGAGAAACTGAATTCAAATAATAATTATTCAATAGTATCTATGATAAAAGACTTTAAATCATTAAACCCTGAAGTGAATCCAGAGAATATACAAATAGGTAAATCCTACAAATTCCCTGTGTATCATAAATAA
- the ispG gene encoding flavodoxin-dependent (E)-4-hydroxy-3-methylbut-2-enyl-diphosphate synthase has protein sequence MSEITHRSKTRPVKVGNLTIGGTDQVIVQSMTTTKTHDVEATVAEILRLEEAGCQVVRVACPDMRAAEAIADIKKRINIPLVVDIHFDYKLALKAIEGGADKIRINPGNIGRREKVEAVVKAAKEKGIPIRIGVNAGSLEKKYLEKYGYPTADGMVESALHHIKILEDLDFHDIIVSMKASDVNLAIEAYEKAAKAFDYPLHLGITESGTLFAGTVKSAAGLGAILHKGIGNTVRISLSADPVEEVKVARELLKSFGLLSDAATLISCPTCGRIEIDLISIANEVEEYISNVRAPIKVAVLGCAVNGPGEAREADIGIAGARGEGLLFRHGEIVRKIPEDQLLDELKKEVDILAKAHEEKLKAEAAAQQV, from the coding sequence ATGAGTGAAATCACCCACCGTTCTAAAACAAGACCTGTAAAAGTAGGAAACTTAACAATAGGTGGAACTGATCAGGTTATTGTACAAAGTATGACAACAACAAAGACACACGATGTTGAGGCTACAGTAGCTGAAATTTTACGTTTGGAAGAAGCGGGCTGCCAAGTAGTACGTGTTGCATGTCCTGATATGCGTGCTGCAGAAGCGATCGCAGACATAAAGAAAAGAATTAATATTCCACTAGTTGTAGACATTCACTTTGATTATAAGCTTGCGCTGAAAGCCATCGAAGGTGGAGCAGACAAGATTAGGATCAATCCTGGTAACATCGGTCGCCGTGAAAAGGTTGAAGCCGTGGTAAAAGCTGCAAAAGAAAAAGGCATCCCGATTCGAATCGGTGTTAATGCAGGCTCTCTTGAAAAAAAATATCTTGAGAAGTACGGTTACCCTACAGCAGATGGTATGGTGGAGAGTGCTCTTCACCATATTAAGATCTTAGAAGATCTTGATTTTCATGATATTATCGTTTCCATGAAAGCATCTGATGTTAATCTCGCGATCGAAGCTTATGAAAAAGCTGCAAAAGCTTTTGATTACCCATTACATCTTGGGATTACAGAATCAGGTACACTTTTTGCAGGTACCGTTAAAAGTGCTGCTGGATTAGGGGCTATCCTTCATAAAGGGATCGGAAACACTGTTCGTATCTCACTGAGTGCAGATCCTGTTGAAGAAGTTAAGGTTGCACGTGAATTATTGAAATCATTCGGACTTCTTTCCGATGCTGCGACACTGATTTCTTGCCCGACCTGTGGACGAATTGAGATCGACCTCATTTCAATCGCAAATGAAGTGGAGGAATATATCTCAAATGTACGTGCTCCAATCAAAGTCGCTGTACTTGGATGTGCTGTTAACGGACCTGGAGAGGCTCGTGAAGCGGATATCGGGATCGCTGGAGCGCGTGGTGAAGGATTGTTATTCCGCCACGGAGAAATCGTAAGGAAGATTCCAGAGGATCAGCTTTTAGATGAACTGAAAAAAGAAGTAGATATTTTAGCAAAAGCACATGAAGAAAAGTTAAAAGCTGAAGCTGCGGCTCAGCAAGTATAA
- a CDS encoding DUF4190 domain-containing protein, with product MAYERDDRTINNNEAVFREEMAAEAVPVPVRSEMTLPENERPRYSDRDDHHRHEHEDSRETAGGKATGIIAIILSVLSLFILPVLFGAAGIIVGFIARRQGAHSLGNWAIGIGVVSIIISLFFAPFF from the coding sequence ATGGCATACGAAAGAGATGACCGTACAATTAATAATAACGAAGCGGTATTTCGGGAAGAGATGGCCGCGGAAGCTGTACCAGTTCCTGTAAGAAGTGAGATGACGTTACCTGAGAACGAGAGACCTCGTTATTCAGATCGGGACGACCATCACAGACACGAACATGAAGATTCACGGGAAACAGCAGGAGGGAAAGCGACAGGAATCATCGCGATCATCTTGTCTGTATTATCTTTGTTCATACTTCCTGTGTTGTTTGGGGCAGCAGGTATTATTGTCGGATTCATTGCCAGAAGACAAGGTGCACATTCACTTGGTAATTGGGCGATCGGCATAGGTGTCGTATCCATTATCATATCGTTGTTTTTTGCACCATTCTTTTAA
- a CDS encoding DUF1540 domain-containing protein: MPEVKCNVSNCTYWGEGNNCVADAILVEIDKHANMSVDMSADGSLHGDAAHKDAAHDTAETCCHTFRAKH; this comes from the coding sequence ATGCCTGAAGTTAAATGTAATGTATCGAATTGCACGTATTGGGGGGAAGGCAACAACTGTGTAGCTGATGCCATTCTTGTTGAAATCGACAAGCATGCAAATATGTCTGTTGACATGAGTGCAGATGGGAGCCTCCATGGTGATGCGGCTCATAAAGATGCTGCCCACGATACAGCTGAAACATGTTGTCATACGTTTAGAGCTAAACATTAA
- a CDS encoding Fur family transcriptional regulator: MTIEQAMDLLKEKGYKYTEKRKDLLSLFAREKRYLTAKEVQEALKDKYPGLSFDTIYRNLTTFVELDLLEETEWEGEKKFRFTCSHNEHHHHLICLTCGSTKSIHTCPMEVLDSELNGFDVTGHKFEIYGYCNACKN, from the coding sequence ATGACGATCGAACAGGCAATGGACCTTTTAAAAGAAAAGGGCTATAAGTATACGGAAAAGCGAAAAGATCTTCTTTCATTATTTGCTCGCGAAAAGAGATATCTTACAGCAAAAGAAGTTCAAGAAGCACTTAAAGATAAGTATCCTGGTCTGAGTTTCGATACGATCTATCGAAATCTAACCACTTTTGTCGAGTTAGACTTACTTGAAGAAACAGAGTGGGAAGGGGAGAAAAAGTTTCGATTTACGTGTTCACATAATGAACATCATCATCACTTAATCTGCCTAACATGTGGAAGTACGAAGTCCATTCATACATGTCCGATGGAAGTGTTAGATAGCGAATTGAACGGTTTTGACGTAACAGGACATAAATTTGAGATCTACGGTTATTGTAATGCGTGCAAAAATTAA
- a CDS encoding metal ABC transporter permease encodes MLPFLKYEFLQNAFLTGIMVGLLAPVLGVFIVVRRQALIADALSHITLAGIAANLLLGKWSSFFAAANPIYMGMAFSVGGAIFIEQLRKVYKHYEELAIPIIMSAGIGLSVIFISMADGFNTDLFNYLFGSIIAVKRSDVWTVFAILIVVLLFVFFMYKELFVLSFDEEQGKLSGIRSNWILVAFMAITALVIAASMKIVGILLVSALMTLPVAASIRIAKGFKQAIWLSVLFGEISVIAGMFLSYYLDLASGGTIVLCLVVILFLTILYKKFTGSRKVGHL; translated from the coding sequence ATGTTACCGTTTTTAAAATATGAATTCTTACAAAATGCCTTCTTGACAGGAATAATGGTTGGTTTGCTTGCTCCTGTGTTAGGGGTTTTTATTGTGGTAAGAAGACAAGCGTTAATTGCAGATGCATTGTCTCATATCACATTAGCGGGTATTGCTGCTAATTTACTGTTAGGAAAATGGTCTTCCTTCTTTGCTGCAGCTAATCCCATTTACATGGGGATGGCTTTCTCGGTAGGTGGAGCAATTTTTATTGAACAGCTCAGAAAAGTGTACAAACACTATGAGGAGCTGGCTATACCCATTATTATGTCAGCGGGAATAGGCCTTAGTGTTATCTTCATCTCAATGGCAGACGGTTTCAACACAGACCTGTTCAACTATTTATTCGGAAGTATCATTGCGGTTAAGCGTTCGGATGTTTGGACTGTTTTTGCCATTCTTATTGTTGTTCTTTTATTTGTATTTTTTATGTACAAAGAATTATTTGTTCTATCTTTCGATGAAGAGCAAGGAAAGCTATCTGGCATTCGAAGCAACTGGATCTTAGTTGCTTTTATGGCAATAACAGCTTTAGTTATCGCTGCTTCTATGAAAATAGTTGGCATTCTTTTAGTGTCAGCGCTTATGACGTTGCCCGTTGCGGCTAGTATCCGAATCGCTAAAGGATTTAAACAGGCAATCTGGCTCTCAGTTCTTTTTGGGGAGATCTCAGTCATTGCAGGTATGTTTTTATCTTATTACCTTGATCTTGCATCAGGTGGAACGATTGTTTTATGTTTGGTTGTTATATTGTTCTTAACTATTCTTTATAAAAAGTTTACAGGTTCCAGAAAGGTGGGTCACTTGTGA
- a CDS encoding metal ABC transporter ATP-binding protein, with amino-acid sequence MNNNIGSIAIRVDDLSFHYGDKNVLQHVTMEIKKGSFLGLVGPNGSGKSTLIKCILGLQKPQEGNVYLFGEKVNKFNDWEKVGYVSQKANSFNTAFPATAFEVVSMGLFGKVGLFKFLKASDKKKVWEALRSVKMDQYAHQNIGELSGGQQQRIFIARALVSDPELLILDEPTVGVDTESSDSFYKMLKELHRENSMTLVLVTHDVGVMTNYVTDVACLNKQIHFHGNTKEFEESSSENISAFYGHHVHVLHHDHGHE; translated from the coding sequence ATGAATAACAATATAGGATCGATAGCCATTCGTGTAGATGATTTATCGTTTCATTATGGCGATAAAAATGTTCTCCAACATGTAACGATGGAGATTAAGAAAGGATCCTTTCTTGGACTAGTTGGTCCGAACGGTTCAGGTAAATCTACACTGATTAAATGTATATTAGGACTTCAAAAGCCTCAAGAAGGAAACGTATATCTTTTTGGGGAAAAAGTGAACAAATTTAATGACTGGGAAAAGGTTGGGTATGTATCACAAAAAGCAAATAGCTTTAACACAGCCTTTCCTGCAACAGCCTTCGAAGTTGTATCGATGGGGCTCTTTGGTAAAGTAGGATTGTTTAAATTCTTAAAAGCATCTGATAAGAAAAAAGTTTGGGAAGCATTAAGGTCAGTGAAAATGGATCAGTACGCTCACCAGAATATTGGGGAGTTATCTGGAGGACAGCAACAACGAATTTTTATTGCTCGAGCTCTAGTCAGCGATCCCGAACTATTAATATTAGATGAGCCAACTGTTGGAGTCGATACGGAATCGTCAGACTCTTTTTATAAAATGCTTAAAGAACTTCATCGTGAGAATAGTATGACGCTTGTGTTGGTAACTCATGATGTCGGTGTGATGACGAATTACGTAACAGATGTTGCTTGTTTGAACAAACAGATTCATTTTCATGGAAACACGAAGGAGTTTGAAGAAAGTTCGTCTGAAAATATATCTGCTTTTTATGGTCATCATGTTCATGTTCTTCACCATGATCATGGGCACGAGTAA
- a CDS encoding HAD family hydrolase, which yields MSIKAVCFDMDGVIVDTMRHHVDAWRHAFSEKGYDHEELVFYLREGMPGKKTIKDVFNHSNVVANEELIESIYVQKRNYFKKHAQYDFIEETVSTLKVLSDEEIPIAVVTGSRREFVSEVLSKLPVTFDIIVTGDDVKEGKPSPEPYRLAMDRHPFKPSEWLVVENAPLGIQSAKRAGAFCLAVETTLDKKYLGEADKIISPKDLQYHVKSLVNGMT from the coding sequence ATGAGTATTAAAGCAGTCTGTTTTGATATGGACGGTGTGATTGTTGATACGATGCGTCACCATGTTGATGCTTGGCGTCATGCATTCAGCGAAAAAGGATATGACCATGAAGAGCTCGTCTTTTACTTAAGAGAAGGAATGCCAGGTAAAAAAACGATTAAAGATGTTTTTAACCATTCTAATGTGGTTGCTAACGAAGAGCTGATTGAAAGTATATATGTACAAAAAAGAAATTATTTTAAGAAACACGCCCAATATGATTTTATAGAGGAAACGGTATCTACACTAAAGGTCTTGAGTGATGAGGAAATTCCTATTGCAGTCGTTACGGGAAGTAGAAGAGAATTTGTTTCCGAAGTTTTAAGTAAACTGCCTGTTACCTTTGATATAATTGTTACTGGAGATGATGTCAAAGAAGGGAAACCATCGCCTGAACCTTACCGATTAGCTATGGATCGACATCCTTTTAAGCCATCAGAGTGGCTAGTTGTTGAAAACGCTCCACTTGGTATACAATCTGCTAAACGAGCAGGAGCTTTTTGCCTAGCTGTTGAAACGACTCTGGACAAAAAATACTTGGGAGAAGCAGATAAGATCATCAGCCCAAAAGATCTGCAATACCATGTGAAGAGTCTTGTAAATGGAATGACTTAA